The genomic interval CGATTTTCCCGAACGATACCAATTCTTTATCCAGTTTTAACGCATCATGATACGCATATCGGCTCCCATGGAAATGATCCGTCTTCATCCCCTTTTTCACTTGATCATGATGACCCTTGAAAGGAATTGACCCTGTGTAAGTCCATTTCACACAGGGTCAAAATCCATGGGTTATTTTTCACACTTCTACGCGATGCGTTCATATCCCGGCAAGGTGAGAAAATCGATGAAACGGTCGCTTTTGGTCAAGTGAATCAACAGTTCACGCGCTTCTGCATATTTTGATTCGGCGAAGCGGCTTTCGCTTAGGCGTCCCTTGATTTTCGACAGCTCTTCTTCCAAGATTTGTTCAAACAGCGAAAAGGTGATCTTGCGCCCGTCCTCCAGAATTCCTTTGGGGTGACGAATCCAGTGCCAAACCTGGGCCCTGGAGATTTCCGCCGTCGCTGCATCCTCCATCAAGTGGTCGATCGCCACTGCCCCGTTTCCGCGCAGCCACTCTTCGATATATTGCAGCCCGACGCGGATATTGGTTCTCAGGCCCGCTTCGGTAATGGTCCCTTCCGGTACGCGCAATAAATCCTCCGCCGTAACCTCAACATCTTCCCGCAACCGATCCAATTGGTTGGGATTTGGCATCTTCTCATCAAATACGGCTTTGGCCACCGGAACCAACCCGGGATGCGCGACCCATGTCCCGTCATGTCCGTCCAGCACTTCCCGCTCTTTATCCTCTTTTACCTTTCTCAGCGCTTCTCTGTTTGCCTCCGGATCATTTTTGATCGGAATTTGTGCCGCCATCCCGCCGATGGCATGGGCCCCGCGTTTATGGCAGGTTTTGATCGCCAACAAGGTGTAAGCCCTCATCATCGGCACAGTCATGGTCACCTGTTGCCGGTCCGGCAGGATTACATCCGGTTGATTGCGCAACACTTTTAGATAACTGAAAATATAATCCCAGCGGCCGCAGTTTAAGCCGGCAGCGTGATCCCGGAGTTCATACAGGATTTCATCCATTTCAAACGCCGCCAGAATCGTTTCGATCAACACTGTCGCTTTGATCGTGCCTTGTGGAATCCCCAAGGCATCCTGCGCATAAACAAATACGTCATTCCACAGTCGCGCTTCCAAGTGACTTTCCAATTTCGGAAGGTAAAAATAAGGCCCCGAACCATTCTCCAGCAAGGTACGGGCATTGTGGAAAAAGTACAATCCGAAATCGAACAGACCGCCCGGAACCGGTTTCCCGTCTACCCTGACGTGTTTTTCATCCAAATGCCAACCGCGCGGGCGAACGACGAGGGTGGCGATTTTCTCATTCAACGTATACTTTTTCCCTTCCGGGGAAGTAAAATCGATCTCCCGCCTGATCGCTTTTTTCAAGTTTACTTGTCCACCCACCGTATTCTCCCATGTCGGAGCATTTGCATCCTCAAAATCGGCCATAAACACACATGCTCCCGAGTTAAGCGCATTGATCACCATTTTGCGGTTCCCGGCAGGCCCGGTAATTTCCACCCGCCGATCTTGCAAATCTTCAGGAACGGGAGCGATTTTCCAGTCACCCTGCCGAATGGAAGCCGTTTCGGGAAGGAAATCCGGCAATTTTCCGGAATCGATGGCTTGCTGCCGCTCTATGCGCTTTTGCAACAAAGCGTCACGGGAAGCGGAGAATTTACGGGCCAAGTCTGCCACGAAATCAAGTGCCTCATCCGTCAAAATCTCTTCAAACCCCGGATGAATCGGCGCAGTCACTTCGACTCCCTTACGATTCGTTCTCGTACTCATTCCCACTCGATCTCCTCTCCCATTGTTGTTTAATCAAGAGCATCCAAAGCTTCTTCGCTGCCCTCGGGCTGTCTCTTCATCTCGGCACAACGGGCCGGGGAAGGGAATATTTTGCCCGGATTGCATAAATTCCTTGAATTGAATACCTCCCGGATCGCTGTTTGGACGGCAATCTCCTCTTCAGAAAACAAAAACCGCATTTCCTCTCTCTTTTCCAAACCAACACCATGTTCTCCGGTGATACTGCCGCCAACCTCGACACACACTTGCAAAATTTCCGATCCTGCTTGTACGGCCCGCTCTTCCTCACCGGGGATTCGTGCATCAAACATAATCAGGGGATGCAGGTTGCCATCGCCGGCGTGAAACACATTGGCAATGCGCACCCCTTTTTCGCGGCTGATTTTTTCAATCCGGGACAGAACTTCCGGCAAGCGACTGCGGGGTATCACACCATCTTGGACAAGATAATCCGGCGATATGGTTCCGATGGCGCCAAAAGCGGTTTTACGGTTATTCCACCAACTTTTTCTTTCTTCCTCCGAGGAGGCGGGTCGCACTTCCCGTACCCCGTGTTTGCGGCACACTTCCACAATGCGTTCAATCTGTTCATCCAATGCCTCCACAATACCATCCACTTCAATCAATAAAACAGCGCCAAGATCGCGCGGATACCCCACCGGGAAAGTTCCTTTTTCCACTGCTTCAATCGCCAGATTGTCCATCATCTCCAAAGCCGCCGGCAAAATTCCCGCGGCGATAATGTCGGAAACCGCTTCACTCGCCTCGCTCACTTCATCAAACATCGCGAGAACGGTGCGAACCCCTTCCGGTTTTTTTTCAAGACGGACCGTGATTTCCGTCACAATGCCCATCGTCCCTTCCGAGCCGACCACCAATCCGACCAAATCATAACCTGGTTCATCCGGAAGCCCGCCGAGTTGAACGATTTGCCCGTCGGGTAAGACCATCGTCAAACCGAGCACATGGTTTGTGGTGACACCATATTTGAGACAATGGGCACCACCGGCATTTTCACCGACATTGCCTCCGATCGTACATGCCTGCTGACTCGAGGGGTCCGGCGCATAATAGTAACCGCGGTCGGCGACGGCCTGAGTTAAATGCAGATTGATATATCCCGGTTGCACCACAGCCCGCCGATTCAGAAGGTCGACCTGCAAAAGTCGATTCATCCTCGCCAAACTGATGATCACCTCTCCTCCCGTCGGAGTGGCACCTCCGCTCAAGCCGGTTCCGGCCCCGCGCGGGATAAAAGGAATTCCCCGTTTCGAGAGCAAGCGAACAACCTCGGCTGTCTCTTCTGTACTCTTGGGAAAAACGACCGCACGCGGAACCACCTTTTTCAGGGTATAGGCGTCACATTCATAGGCCAGTAAATCTTCATGGCGGTAAAGGACCGCGTCGTCCCCGACACAGCGCTTCAGTGCGGCAATCAGTTCTTGATTTGGGTCATCCTCATTTGTGCCATCCGCCTTTGGCTCGCTCTGCTCCCCGCGCCGGTAAGCCTCGTCCAACAATTCAATCGTATGCACGACGCGTTCCCGTCCGCCACGCTGATGAACTCCCATCGCGATCTGCAGCATGCAACCGGGATTCCCCATCACAATCCGATCCACTTCTTGCGGGAAGTCATCCATTTTTCGCTTGAGCAGACGGCCCGCCATATCCGGATAAGTCAGGTTATAAATCCCCGCACTTCCGCAGCAGCGATCCGCGTGAGGCATTTCAACCAAAGTAAGCCCGGGGATTTGTTGAAGCAGTTCACGCGGCTGGTTTCTCACTTTTTGTCCGTGGACCAAATGACACGCTTCGTGATAGGTGACTGTTTCTTCAACCCTTCCCGTTGGTGGTTTTATGCCGGTTTCACATAAGAAAGCGGATACATCTTGAACCTTCTTGACAAATTCCTTCGCCTTATCTTTGTAATCCGGATCGTGCTTGAGAAGTTCGTCGTATTCTTTCATCGCTGACCCGCATCCGGCCGCATTCACAATGATTCGATCAACATCCGCTCGCAAAAACGCGTCAATGTTTTGTTTGGCCAATTTCTTCGCTGTCTCCCGGTCTCCGGCATGCACTTGCAGGGCGCCGCAACAAACCTGCCCCCGCGGCACCACCACCTCAGCTCCGTTACGGCTTAGCACCCGCACCGTCGCCTCATTGATCCCGGCGTACAAAACATCCATCACACACCCTGTCAAGATGGCAACACGATAACGCGTTTCCCCAAGCGCAGGGGTTACTTCAGCCAGAGTTTGCCGGGAAAATCGAGCCGGGATCTGCGGCAGGACGGCCTCCATATCCCGGATGTGCGCAGGGAATAACCGAAGAATCCCTGTTTTTCGAGCCAAAACCTGAAGACCCGATCGTTGGTAAAATCTCAGCAATCGGCCCAGCCAATGCAAGCGTGCGGGATGGGGAAACAAATGCCTTAAAAATAACCGGTTGATCATCCCCTTCAGTCCCTTGGGAGGCATAACCTGAAACAGTTGGCCGCGCGCTTCTTCAATCAAGGCTCCGACCTCTACTCCCGATGGACAAGCCGTTTCGCACGCACGGCAATCCAAGCACTGAAAAACCGGGTCATATAAACCTTGGTTTAACTCCAGCCGCCCTTCACCCACCGCTTTGATCAAATGAACGCGGCCACGCGGGGAATGAGCCTCCAATTGCTCTTCCTGATAGGTGGGGCACGCGTCCAAACACATTCCGCAATGAATGCATTTCGACCACTTATCCGGGTCAGGCGGATCGGCAAACGGAAATCCCGTCAATGGTTTCGTTTCCTTGATCGGGTCGGACATGGTTTAGATCCCTCCTACCCATCGTCCCGGTTGAAATCGCCCTTCAGGATCCAATTGCGCTTTGATCTTCCGCATGAGAAACAGTCCGGCCGGCGTTCTTCCCCAAACGGGAATGAGCTCTTTAAAAAAGAAAGGCGCATGCAGGATGACCACATAACCAAGTTGCTCTTCTATCCGCTGCCTGACTTTTTCGAGCAGTTCTTTTGCCATTAGCCACTGATCCCGTTTCGGCTGCAATATGGCAAATGTAATTCCCGTGCCCGTTCCCCCGTGAATCATCGCATCAATTCCCAGTTCTTCGGCCAGATAGTGAATCATTTGAACAGCAGCGGCCACTTGATCGGGAAGGGTGCTTATCTTGACAGCGACTTTCGCAGCGGAACTTTCCGAATCTTTGGCGTGAGGCATAAGCTCGCCAAAGGCTCGCCATAACGCTGCCGCCCATTCGTTTCGAAAAGTTTCCCGGAGCCTGATGCCTTCTTCCTTTGCCCATTTCAAAACTTGATCTTGTTCTTTGTCCACGGCTTTGGCTTCGTCTTCAAAACCGATCATCAATCCGAACGTGGCGTGTTCACCGGGCAAAAGCGCTGACAACACCGAGGAATTCACTATTTCTATCGCCGACGGTTCCAATGAAGAGTCCAATATGCGTCGGCTGAGCCGCAACAGGGCGTTCACATCCGAATGTTCCAACATGATCACCGTTTCCTCAGGGGGAAGGGGACGCAATTTGAATGTGCACTCCGTAATGATCCCCAAGGTTCCGAACGAGCCGACGAACAACTTGTTCATATCGTATCCGGCGACATTTTTGACGACTTTGCCGCCGGTACGAATGACCTGGCCGTCGGCCAAAATCACCCTGAGACCGATAACCCAATCGCGCGGAGTTCCGTACTTTAACCGTTTGGGTCCCGTCAGGGCCGCAGCCACGATCCCCCCTGCCGTTCTCATCTCCGGCCAACCCGGATCCAGCGGCAGCATCTGGCCTTTTTCCTTCAATACCGCTTGTAAATGACTGAGTAGCGTGCCCGCTTGCACCGTAACCGTCAAGTCGCCAACCGAATGTTCTGTAACCTGATGATATCCGGCCAAAGATAAGGTGACCGCCTCTTTTTGGACAGGATTGCCGTATCCGGCGAGTGCCCCCTGGCCTTCGGGCAAAATTGACACTTGCGATTCGCCGGCCCAGCGGATCACCTTGACCGCCTCTTGCTCCGATTCGGGAAAGACGACCCAATCACTCGCTGGACCGTATTCGGAACCCTTCGCTGGAAATGTTTGTACTTTGTCCGTCCCCAACTGTTCGATCAACCGGCTGATGTCCGTATTGGTTACATCGCTTTTACTCACGGTAACAGCCCTCTCTCCCGTAATCAAACAAGATCATGGTGCGGGTGTGTTATTTTTCACCTTGATACAATTCAATAAAGGATTGTTTCTGATTATGTAAATGTTGTTCCATTTCTTGCTCCGCCGTTCCGTTTTGAAGTCCTTCTATAATGCTCCGATGTTCACGAACAACTTCTTCGCGCCTGGACGCTCGGTGTAAAACCCGCATGCCAATCCGGCGAATCAGGTCTGACGTTTGGTTAAAAACGGAGATCAACCGCTCGTTATCCGTAAGCTCAAACAGCACTTTGTGAAAATCTTTGTCCAATCGCATGAAATCAACATCGCTCATTTGCGACGGATCGGTATTCATCGCTGCCGTGATCGCTTGCAATTGATCCAAGTTTTTCCGGTTGATCATCTGCTGAACTTTACGGACAACGCCGATTTCCAACATAAAACGCAATTCAAATACATCATGGATATCCTTAATGGTAATCGGCGAGATAAAGGTCCCTTTATAAGGGAGGTTATAGACCCATCCTTCCGCTTCAAGCGTTTGAACAGCTTCACGGAAGGGAGTGCGGCTGATTCCGAACCGCTCTAACGCCACCCGCTCCGTAATCATCTCATGATCCTGCAATATCCCGCGTATAATCGCTTCTTTCAAAATTGTATACGCTTGCACTTTGAGCGGCTTGGGATTGGATAAAAACAGCTCCACATCTTTCCCCCTTTCCAGCCATGCTCCGGTTGGTGATCGTATATCGTACACAATATATTATACATAATATTGATACTATTTGTATATACGAAATTTTCTTTCCGAAACAGGCACATGCATCGACTCCACTCTTCTTTGCCACCTCTCCGGTGGCTTTTTTGTTGGCTGTGAATCTATTGTGACTTGCCCCACACGGCTGAAGCAACGGAGGCACTCCCTTTGGTCTCCGTGGTCTTCCCGCTTCATCGAGCGTGACAACCCACATCCACCCACGATGACTTCGTCCAAACCTGGGTGATTTTCGTAACGAGTTTTCGCTCACATAGTCGTTTTAAGGTGTTTTCGCACTTATCAACTCCACTGTACTCTGTCGGACTTGCGAGAGGGACCAAGCCCTCCCGCGTCCGACGCTCATTTTATCCCGACTTGAAGGGCTGGGTTTTCCCGCTCCTTCTTTAACACCTTCGATCTCTTAGAAACCATGCGCGAAAGCAATATATACAGAAACGAAATCCAACACGAAGAAGAAGGTCTCTACAGCATCACGACAAAGCCGGGATTCGCCATCGGTCAAACGGCCTATCTTGTTCAAAATAAAGGTTTTAATCTCCTATGGGATTGTATTACATACCTGGATGACAGAACATTAGAGGAAGTAAAGAAGTTGGGAGGAGTTCAAGCTCTTGCCCTCTCCCATCCTCACTACTATTCAGCTCAAGTTGAGTGGGCGGAGGCACTCGATGCGACGATTTATATCCACGAAGATGATCAAGAATGGGTTATGCGTCCGAGTGATAAAATTCAATTTTGGTCGGGTGAAACATTGGAACTGTCAGAAGGTCTCACTCTTCATCGTCTGGGAGGACACTTTAAAGGTGGAACAGTTCTCCATTGGGAAAACGGTAACGATGGAAAAGGAGTTCTCCTTACAGGGGATATCATCCAAGTTGTTGCAGACCGCAAGTGGGTAAGCTTTATGTATAGCTATCCAAACCTGATCCCGCTACCGGCTAAAAAAGTAGCGGAGATGGCAGAGAAAGTGAAAAGACTAAAGTTTGATCGTCTATACAATGCTTTCCATCGAATTGTAATGGAGAATGCCAATGAATCTGTACAAAAATCCGCCGAAAGATATATTGCTGCACTGGAAGGTAGATTATTTACAACGTAAACCAGTGTTCTGCCATGATACTGGTTTATTGTTTGAGCATCCTGACATTCGCCTAATGAAATCAAAAAAAAAGCCCTTGATGAAGGAGCGGACGTTACCTCAAATCAAGAAGGGGAGCACGTATCTCCGCCAAGCCGCATATAAACGGTTCAAGGCGAAAAACGCGTCCCCTTCTCGCATGTTTATCCGGTTCCCATTATGCCCGGGAAACGTATTCGCCGGTCCGGGTGTCGATGATCAGCCGGTCGCCCACGTTGACGAACAGCGGCACCTGTACGACCAAGCCCGTTTCCAACGTGGCCGATTTGCTTCCGCCCGTCGCGGTATCTCCCTTGATACCCGGTTCGGTGTCGGTCACTTCCAACTCCACCGTATTGGGCAGTTGCACACCGATGGTTTCCCCTTGGTAGATCATGATGTTGACATTCATGTTTTCCTTCAGGAATTTGACCTCCCGCTCCAGACGCTCGGCCGGCAGGCTGATCTGCTCGTAAGTCTCATTGTCCATAAACGTGTACTCACCGCCGCTTTCATACAGGTATTGCATTTGGCGGGTTTCCACGTGTGCACGCGGCACTTTTTCCCCGGCGCGGAATGTCCGCTCCTGAATGTTGCCGTTGCGCAGGTTGCGCAGTTTGGAACGGACGAACGCCGCCCCTTTCCCCGGTTTGACGTGTTGGAACTCCAATACTTGCCACACGTCACCGTCCAGCTCGATTGTCAATCCAGTACGAAAATCATTTACCGAGATCATCGCATGTCTCCTCCAAACTCGATAAGATGAAGCCGATCGCTATTCGATCACGATCAGGTTTTTGGGGCTGTGCGTCAGCACTTCCTTGCCCTGCTCGGTCACGACCACATCGTCCTCGATGCGAACGCCGCCAAAACCGGGCAAATAAATACCCGGTTCAACCGTGACCACCATTCCGGATTGTAACACGGTTTCCCCGTTGACGGAAAGAGTCGGGGCTTCGTGAATTTCCAAGCCGATGCCGTGGCCGGTGCTGTGCCCGAACTGCTCGCCGTATCCCCGGTCGGTAATGATATCCCGGGCAACCTTGTCTACATCGCGTCCGGTCACTCCCGGACGAACCGCCTCCAATGCTGCTTGTTGGGCATGCAGCACAATATCGTAAATTTCCCGTTGCCGCTCGTTCGGTTTTCCTAATACAATGGTGCGCGTGATGTCCGAACAATATCCCTCATAAAGGGCGCCGAAATCCAGCGTGACCAAATCACCCTTCTCCAGCACCCGGTCCGAAGCCACGCCGTGCGGAAGTGCCGAACGCGGACCGGAGGCGACGATGATGTCAAATGAGGAAGAATCGGCCCCTTTTTCGCGCATGAGAAACTCCAGGCGAAAAGCGATGTCCCGCTCGCGCAGTCCGGGGCGGATCTCCTTGAGGATTTCCGCAAACACCTCGTCAACGATTCGCGCCGCACGACGCAACGTCTCCAACTCATCGGCATCCTTGGTTTCGCGCAGCTTTTCCACCATATTGCTTACCGGGACCACTTCCACCCCGTCGAGGATGGACTTCAGCTTTTCGGCACGGGCATACACGAGATGATCCTGTTCAAACGCCAGCCGGCTGACATTCCATTCGCGGCACAACCCCGCCACCGTGCGGAACGGCTCGCCCCCGACACGCACCACATCCAGATGAGGGGCTTGTTTTTGTGCCTGCTCCACATACCGGAAGTCGACCAGCAGTTTCGCCTCCTTTTCCGTGACCAGCACCATGCCCGCAGTGCCTGTAAACCCGGTCAGATATCTTCTGTTCATCGGATGGGTGACGAGCAAGGCTTCGAGATCTTGTTCTTTCAACCGTTCACGCAATCGGTCGATCCGCTTTTTCAACAGGTATCCTCCTCTCATTCGATCAGCCCCAACCGAATCGCTACCGCCCGGAGAGCCAGCTCATAGCTGAGAAAGCCGAGTCCCGCGATTTGACCGACGGCGGCCGGCGCCGTGACAGAATGCGCCCGAAACGCTTCGCGATTATGTATGTTGGACAGATGTACCTCGATCGCAGGTACTTCCACAGAGGCCAAGGCGTCCCGAAGGGCGTAACTGTAGTGTGTCAATGCACCGGGGTTGATGATGAGATGATCAAACGTTCCATCCGCGGCATGAATCCGGTCAATCAATTCTCCTTCATGGTTGGACTGAAACGTTTCCACTTTCAACCCCCATGCACGACCCATTTCTTCCAGACGGCGGTTTAGCTCTGCCAATGTTTTTCGGCCATATACACCGGGCTCCCTTTTCCCCAGCCGGTTCAAATTGGGGCCGTGCAGCACGAGTACCTTCGGCATCGGCACACCTCCTCTCTCCTTCGCCAATTGTACCACAAAATCCCTTGTTGACGCAGAATTTCACCGGATAACTGCGACGAACGCCGTTTCTGTGATACAATGGGAATACATCACAACACAAGAACGTATTTTCGACCGTTCTTCTATATGGAAATTACAAAAAGGCGGTGTGGGTAAGTGTCGGAAAAACCAGTCGCATACGGCGGGCAGGCCGTCATCGAAGGGGTGATGTTCGGAGGGCGTTATGTTCAAGTGACCGCCATCCGACGCAAAGACGGCTCGATCGAAACCTGGGAATTGGTACGAAATCCATCACCATTTTTATCTTTCCTGAAAAAAATCCCCCTGATTCGGGGTATCGTGGCATTGATCGAGGCGAGCGCATCCGGTGCCAAGCACCTGCAATTTGCGACGGAACGATATGAATTGGATGATTCCAATGAGGAGTCCCGGCAGGAAGATCGACGTTCCCCGTCTAAATTAACCACATATATCGGTGTGGCCGTCGTCGGTGTCCTCTCTCTGGTGATCGGAAAAATCCTTTTCAC from Polycladomyces zharkentensis carries:
- the aceB gene encoding malate synthase A, whose translation is MSTRTNRKGVEVTAPIHPGFEEILTDEALDFVADLARKFSASRDALLQKRIERQQAIDSGKLPDFLPETASIRQGDWKIAPVPEDLQDRRVEITGPAGNRKMVINALNSGACVFMADFEDANAPTWENTVGGQVNLKKAIRREIDFTSPEGKKYTLNEKIATLVVRPRGWHLDEKHVRVDGKPVPGGLFDFGLYFFHNARTLLENGSGPYFYLPKLESHLEARLWNDVFVYAQDALGIPQGTIKATVLIETILAAFEMDEILYELRDHAAGLNCGRWDYIFSYLKVLRNQPDVILPDRQQVTMTVPMMRAYTLLAIKTCHKRGAHAIGGMAAQIPIKNDPEANREALRKVKEDKEREVLDGHDGTWVAHPGLVPVAKAVFDEKMPNPNQLDRLREDVEVTAEDLLRVPEGTITEAGLRTNIRVGLQYIEEWLRGNGAVAIDHLMEDAATAEISRAQVWHWIRHPKGILEDGRKITFSLFEQILEEELSKIKGRLSESRFAESKYAEARELLIHLTKSDRFIDFLTLPGYERIA
- a CDS encoding FAD-linked oxidase C-terminal domain-containing protein, giving the protein MIAALKRCVGDDAVLYRHEDLLAYECDAYTLKKVVPRAVVFPKSTEETAEVVRLLSKRGIPFIPRGAGTGLSGGATPTGGEVIISLARMNRLLQVDLLNRRAVVQPGYINLHLTQAVADRGYYYAPDPSSQQACTIGGNVGENAGGAHCLKYGVTTNHVLGLTMVLPDGQIVQLGGLPDEPGYDLVGLVVGSEGTMGIVTEITVRLEKKPEGVRTVLAMFDEVSEASEAVSDIIAAGILPAALEMMDNLAIEAVEKGTFPVGYPRDLGAVLLIEVDGIVEALDEQIERIVEVCRKHGVREVRPASSEEERKSWWNNRKTAFGAIGTISPDYLVQDGVIPRSRLPEVLSRIEKISREKGVRIANVFHAGDGNLHPLIMFDARIPGEEERAVQAGSEILQVCVEVGGSITGEHGVGLEKREEMRFLFSEEEIAVQTAIREVFNSRNLCNPGKIFPSPARCAEMKRQPEGSEEALDALD
- a CDS encoding FAD-binding oxidoreductase translates to MSKSDVTNTDISRLIEQLGTDKVQTFPAKGSEYGPASDWVVFPESEQEAVKVIRWAGESQVSILPEGQGALAGYGNPVQKEAVTLSLAGYHQVTEHSVGDLTVTVQAGTLLSHLQAVLKEKGQMLPLDPGWPEMRTAGGIVAAALTGPKRLKYGTPRDWVIGLRVILADGQVIRTGGKVVKNVAGYDMNKLFVGSFGTLGIITECTFKLRPLPPEETVIMLEHSDVNALLRLSRRILDSSLEPSAIEIVNSSVLSALLPGEHATFGLMIGFEDEAKAVDKEQDQVLKWAKEEGIRLRETFRNEWAAALWRAFGELMPHAKDSESSAAKVAVKISTLPDQVAAAVQMIHYLAEELGIDAMIHGGTGTGITFAILQPKRDQWLMAKELLEKVRQRIEEQLGYVVILHAPFFFKELIPVWGRTPAGLFLMRKIKAQLDPEGRFQPGRWVGGI
- a CDS encoding GntR family transcriptional regulator codes for the protein MELFLSNPKPLKVQAYTILKEAIIRGILQDHEMITERVALERFGISRTPFREAVQTLEAEGWVYNLPYKGTFISPITIKDIHDVFELRFMLEIGVVRKVQQMINRKNLDQLQAITAAMNTDPSQMSDVDFMRLDKDFHKVLFELTDNERLISVFNQTSDLIRRIGMRVLHRASRREEVVREHRSIIEGLQNGTAEQEMEQHLHNQKQSFIELYQGEK
- the efp gene encoding elongation factor P, translating into MISVNDFRTGLTIELDGDVWQVLEFQHVKPGKGAAFVRSKLRNLRNGNIQERTFRAGEKVPRAHVETRQMQYLYESGGEYTFMDNETYEQISLPAERLEREVKFLKENMNVNIMIYQGETIGVQLPNTVELEVTDTEPGIKGDTATGGSKSATLETGLVVQVPLFVNVGDRLIIDTRTGEYVSRA
- a CDS encoding M24 family metallopeptidase gives rise to the protein MLKKRIDRLRERLKEQDLEALLVTHPMNRRYLTGFTGTAGMVLVTEKEAKLLVDFRYVEQAQKQAPHLDVVRVGGEPFRTVAGLCREWNVSRLAFEQDHLVYARAEKLKSILDGVEVVPVSNMVEKLRETKDADELETLRRAARIVDEVFAEILKEIRPGLRERDIAFRLEFLMREKGADSSSFDIIVASGPRSALPHGVASDRVLEKGDLVTLDFGALYEGYCSDITRTIVLGKPNERQREIYDIVLHAQQAALEAVRPGVTGRDVDKVARDIITDRGYGEQFGHSTGHGIGLEIHEAPTLSVNGETVLQSGMVVTVEPGIYLPGFGGVRIEDDVVVTEQGKEVLTHSPKNLIVIE
- the aroQ gene encoding type II 3-dehydroquinate dehydratase, giving the protein MPKVLVLHGPNLNRLGKREPGVYGRKTLAELNRRLEEMGRAWGLKVETFQSNHEGELIDRIHAADGTFDHLIINPGALTHYSYALRDALASVEVPAIEVHLSNIHNREAFRAHSVTAPAAVGQIAGLGFLSYELALRAVAIRLGLIE